In one window of Hevea brasiliensis isolate MT/VB/25A 57/8 chromosome 10, ASM3005281v1, whole genome shotgun sequence DNA:
- the LOC131169341 gene encoding uncharacterized protein LOC131169341, with translation MVLSPAFWNHIVYALKVSSPLVHVLQLVYNEKKSQQWDIFMKPWIGLKKPLPTHLMAMKRNTRAFLRMLMRNGHFNCIVPLHGTEYFLNHEFFYPNKMRIESNEEVNTGLLSCIHKIEKDSVKVDMILDEIERYKATTGTFGFPSAVRGRTTKSPAAWWKTYSSSTLNIQKFVVKVMSLTYSASGCERN, from the exons TCCTGCTTTCTGGAATCATATTGTTTATGCTCTTAAGGTTTCTAGTCCTCTTGTTCATGTGCTTCAATTGGtttataatgaaaaaaaaagtcAGCAATGGGATATATTTATGAAGCCATGGATAGGGCTAAAGAAGCCATTGCCAACTCACTTAATGGCAATGAAGAGAAATACAAGAGCATTTTTGAGAATGTTGATGCGAAATGGTCACTTCAATTGCATCGTCCCTTTGCATGGTACTGAATACTTTTTGAATCATGAATTTTTTTATCCAAATAAGATGAGAATTGAGTCTAATGAAGAGGTCAATACAGGATTGCTTTCATGCATTCATAAAATAGAAAAAGATTCAGTAAAAGTTGACATGATTCTTGATGAAATTGAGAGATACAAGGCAACTACGGGGACCTTTGGTTTTCCTTCCGCTGTTAGAGGAAGAACAACCAAATCTCCag CTGCTTGGTGGAAAACATATAGTTCTTCAACTCTAAACATACAAAAGTTTGTTGTAAAGGTTATGAGTCTCACATATAGTGCAAGTGGTTGTGAGAGAAATTAG